In one Solanum lycopersicum chromosome 11, SLM_r2.1 genomic region, the following are encoded:
- the LOC101264284 gene encoding uncharacterized protein translates to MDLGQLMLRETQIIDHNNKEKKYSNYNSSATSSIASHEDLRSRIESFHMLEKANISKTESTEKKLSWLRSQIIGENVDFESPFGKRRLTYADHTASGRSLHYIENYIINNVLPFYGNSHTSDSHVGYQTTKLVHEAAAYVKKCLGGGDEDAIIFCGSGSTAAIKRLQEVMGISIPSILREKVLTKCYRNEMKERWVVFVGPYEHHSNILSWRQSLAEVVEIGLNENGLVDMEALRDQLELYKSTNRPLLGSFSACSNVTGTYSDTRAIARLLHRNGAFACFDFAASGPYAKIEMRSGEMDGYDAVFISPHKFLGGPGTPGILVMNKALYRLRTLPPSTCGGGTVDFVNPYNEKDTLYVENIEEREDAGTPPIIQKVRTALAFWVKEFISHKIIERMEHTYIELALQRLLPNPNIWILGNVTAKRQAVLSFLIYTTTYSSSSDGSGEDNEFYLWRETGNKKDKPLHGPFVAKLLNDLFGIQARGGCACAGPYGHILLKVDEPRSLAFKDAIEMGYSGVKPGWTRVSFPYYMSKEEFEFILAALEFIAIYGQRFLPMYHFNWKSGAWTFKKKAFKEALIGRDHHCNFCGSPMKGLNLGCHDTEENNHVESPAKEGLICKYVKYLEIAKRIASLLPKFPAQRSIPEEISPNLVPFRV, encoded by the exons ATGGATTTGGGGCAATTAATGTTGAgagaaactcaaataatagatcacaataataaggaaaaaaagtaTAGTAATTATAATTCTAGTGCTACTTCTTCAATTGCTTCACATGAAGATTTGAGGAGTAGAATTGAATCATTTCATATGCTAGAAAAGGCTAATATTTCTAAGACTGAATCTACAGAAAAGAAACTTTCATGGCTACGTTCACAGATTATTGGTGAAAACGTCGATTTCGAATCGCCTTTTGGGAAACGTAGGCTTACTTATGCTGATCATACTGCCTCTGGAAGATCCCTTCACTATATCGAAAACTATATCATCAATAACGTCCTTCCTTTCTATG GTAATAGTCATACTAGTGATAGTCATGTGGGATACCAAACAACAAAATTAGTGCATGAAGCAGCTGCTTATGTGAAGAAATGCTTAGGTGGAGGAGATGAAGATGCTATTATATTTTGTGGTTCTGGTTCTACTGCTGCTATCAAAAGGCTACAAGAAGTTATGGGGATTTCAATCCCTTCTATACTAAGAGAAAAAGTACTCACAAAATGCTATCGTAATGAAATGAAAGAGAGATGGGTGGTGTTTGTTGGACCTTATGAACATCACTCTAACATTCTTTCATGGAGACAAAGTTTAGCTGAAGTTGTGGAGATTGGATTGAACGAAAACGGGCTAGTAGATATGGAAGCATTGAGGGATCAGCTTGAGTTGTATAAGTCTACGAATAGACCATTGTTGGGTTCGTTCTCAGCTTGTAGTAATGTTACTGGGACTTATTCTGATACAAGAGCTATCGCTCGTCTACTTCATAGAAATGGAGCTTTTGCTTGCTTTGATTTCGCAGCAAG TGGTCCATACGCGAAAATAGAGATGAGATCAGGAGAGATGGATGGATATGATGCTGTTTTTATTAGTCCTCATAAGTTTCTTGGAGGTCCAGGCACACCTGGAATTCTTGTAATGAACAAAGCACTCTATAGATTGAGAACTTTACCTCCATCTACTTGTGGAGGAGGTACTGTTGATTTTGTCAACCCCTACAATGAAAAG GACACACTCTATGTGGAGAATATTGAAGAAAGGGAAGATGCAGGAACACCACCAATTATTCAGAAAGTGAGAACAGCACTTGCATTTTGGGTGAAAGAGTTCATAAGTcacaaaataattgaaagaaTGGAACACACTTACATTGAACTTGCACTACAAAGGCTTCTCCCAAATCCTAACATATGGATTTTGGGAAATGTAACAGCAAAGAGACAAGCTGTGCTTTCTTTTCTCATTTATACTACAACTTACTCTTCGTCAAGTGATGGGAGTGGTGAAGACAATGAGTTTTACTTATGGAGAGAGACGGGGAACAAGAAAGATAAGCCACTTCACGGCCCTTTTGTTGCTAAGCTGCTTAATGACCTATTTGGTATTCAAGCTAGAGGAGGATGTGCTTGTGCAGGACCCTATGGGCATATCTTGCTCAAGGTTGATGAACCTCGTTCTCTAGCGTTCAAAGATGCAATTGAGATG GGCTATAGTGGAGTGAAGCCGGGATGGACAAGGGTCAGTTTCCCCTACTACATGTCCAAGGAAGAATTTGAGTTCATTCTAGCAGCATTAGAATTCATAGCCATTTATGGACAAAGGTTCCTTCCTATGTACCATTTCAACTGGAAGAGTGGTGCTTGGACTTTCAAGAAAAAAGCTTTCAAGGAGGCACTCATAGGAAGAGATCACCATTGCAATTTTTGTGGCTCACCAATGAAGGGGTTGAACCTAGGTTGCCACGACACTGAAGAGAACAACCATGTAGAAAGCCCCGCAAAAGAAGGTCTCATTTGCAAGTACGTAAAGTACCTTGAAATAGCCAAGCGCATTGCTAGCCTCCTTCCCAAATTCCCAGCTCAACGGTCCATACCTGAAGAAATAAGCCCTAACCTAGTACCCTTCAGAGTCTGA